One window of the Trifolium pratense cultivar HEN17-A07 linkage group LG2, ARS_RC_1.1, whole genome shotgun sequence genome contains the following:
- the LOC123908643 gene encoding uncharacterized protein At3g28850-like — translation MGCVSSKQKGYCSHCNTPYCSVSRSYTMHVHHPPQSKGDSYHVVALTSTTLGSLELVSHSQGNSFVPTSNLLHVDSIREKQCNRPEVGTNFMFSNGKVTESFKKKEENEANTWSNMIEKLPKAINKTPLTKPTCELENETIINTWELMEGLEETSPFQSPNHLKTFSFDVNVNGHVDPQKASFMENDDDIDLHKPKLDHMIIEEGLNYSSLKVEDLDFDNFKVVSSFKNSFQEKQEGMDKNIIFFEEKKISEDVFVDFKVSSHGKKEKVVLYFTSLRMVRKTYEDCCNVRMILKGLGIRVDERDVSMHLGFKEELKELLGEGNYSKGGLPKVFIGSKYIGGVEEIQKLHDDKNLENLLDCCEKIHDIEGSDGGCEACGDIKFVPCETCYGSCKIYYEGDYDQKHDYEVGECGFQRCPNCNENGLIRCSMCCL, via the coding sequence ATGGGTTGTGTGAGTTCCAAACAAAAGGGATATTGTAGTCATTGTAACACCCCTTATTGCTCTGTTTCTAGAAGCTACACAATGCATGTTCATCATCCACCTCAAAGCAAAGGAGATAGTTATCATGTTGTGGcattaacatcaacaacattAGGTTCTTTGGAACTTGTATCTCATAGTCAAGGCAATAGTTTTGTTCCGACCTCAAATCTGTTGCACGTAGACAGTATTCGGGAAAAACAGTGCAACAGACCTGAGGTCGGgacaaattttatgttttcaaatGGTAAGGTTACTGAGAGTttcaaaaagaaagaagagaatgAGGCAAATACATGGTCTAATATGATTGAGAAGTTGCCAAAAGCTATTAACAAGACTCCACTCACAAAACCAACTTGTGAGCTTGAGAATGAAACTATCATCAATACATGGGAACTAATGGAAGGTCTTGAAGAAACAAGTCCTTTTCAATCACCAAATCACCTAAAAACCTTCTCTTTTGATGTCAATGTTAATGGCCATGTTGATCCACAAAAGGCTAGTTTCATGGAGAATGATGATGACATTGATTTACACAAACCCAAGTTGGATCATATGATTATTGAGGAGGGATTAAATTATTCAAGTCTCAAGGTTGAAGATTtagattttgataattttaaagTTGTTTCTTCATTCAAGAATTCATTTCAAGAAAAACAAGAGGGGATGGATAAAAACATAATCTTTTTTGAGGAAAAGAAAATTAGTGAGgatgtttttgttgatttcAAGGTTTCCTCACATGGGAAGAAGGAAAAAGTTGTATTGTATTTCACAAGCCTACGTATGGTGAGAAAAACTTATGAAGATTGTTGCAATGTTAGAATGATTTTGAAAGGATTAGGCATAAGGGTTGATGAGAGAGATGTGTCAATGCATTTAGGATTCAAAGAAGAGCTTAAAGAGTTACTTGGTGAAGGAAATTATAGTAAAGGAGGATTACCAAAAGTATTTATTGGAAGTAAATATATTGGTGGAgttgaagaaattcaaaaaCTACATGATGATAAGAATCTTGAGAATTTGCTTGATTGTTGTGAGAAGATTCATGATATTGAAGGAAGTGATGGTGGATGTGAGGCTTGTGGTGATATAAAGTTTGTGCCTTGTGAAACATGTTATGGAAGTTGTAAAATTTACTATGAAGGTGATTATGATCAAAAACATGATTATGAAGTTGGTGAGTGTGGATTTCAAAGGTGTCCTAATTGTAATGAAAATGGACTAATTAGATGTTCCATGTGTTGTCTCTAG